A genomic window from Triplophysa dalaica isolate WHDGS20190420 chromosome 24, ASM1584641v1, whole genome shotgun sequence includes:
- the hic1l gene encoding hypermethylated in cancer 1 like has protein sequence MELPNYASQLLLQLNQQRSKGFLCDVIIMVENTLFRAHKSVLAATSHYFKSLVLHDNLIHLDPDMVDPVVFQQILDFIYTGNFADEALEGLDLSSLLTTANYLQLNDLANLCSAKINQNGSLCNLARGGSLRVPRYSSPTSKKLHDRGIEEHSSDTETYTCMTPPKKRHHAESRYISRKKQELGLDLSKKTSNFETNVNEVFVPRTVSNNIQLGMNGKCIPKEEKWIIPLDGAQERKREGSRRKSKVNGYIPISRGNQLSQNQTFTVQLSVKKEKTQDESQKPNNGSAHFVYQKETFIKEAEGENPYVCIPCEKGFPSSESLKSHVETHMDEDMDVKVEEEEEDEGDGDTGVTRASQETPENVEKCPPKSLKDVDTLRPFPCNICGKMFTQRGTMTRHMRSHLGLKPFACEECGMRFTRQYRLTEHMRVHSGEKPYKCQVCGGKFTQQRNLISHMRMHTSPS, from the coding sequence ATGGAGCTCCCCAACTACGCCAGTCAACTGCTTCTCCAGCTCAACCAACAGCGTTCCAAGGGCTTCCTGTGCGACGTCATCATCATGGTGGAAAACACGCTCTTTCGCGCCCACAAAAGCGTCCTCGCCGCCACCAGCCACTACTTCAAATCCCTCGTTCTTCACGACAACCTCATCCACCTTGACCCCGATATGGTGGACCCTGTTGTTTTTCAACAGATACTGGACTTCATTTACACTGGAAATTTCGCAGACGAGGCCCTTGAGGGTCTGGATTTGAGTTCTCTGCTCACCACGGCTAACTATCTCCAGCTCAATGACCTCGCCAACCTGTGCTCCGCTAAGATCAACCAAAATGGCTCTCTCTGTAACCTAGCTCGTGGGGGTTCCTTACGTGTGCCGCGGTATTCTTCTCCTACCTCGAAGAAATTGCACGACAGGGGGATTGAGGAGCATTCATCGGACACTGAAACGTACACATGCATGACCCCTCCCAAAAAGAGGCATCACGCCGAAAGCAGGTATATTTCGAGGAAAAAGCAAGAGTTGGGCTTGGATTTGTCCAAGAAGACATCTAATTTCGAGACCAATGTGAATGAGGTTTTTGTACCCAGAACGGTCTCCAATAACATCCAGCTAGGAATGAACGGAAAGTGTATTCCAAAAGAAGAAAAGTGGATAATTCCTTTAGACGGAGCTCAGGAAAGAAAACGGGAGGGATCCCGCCGGAAATCCAAGGTCAATGGTTACATTCCCATTAGCAGAGGAAATCAGCTAAGTCAGAATCAAACGTTCACTGTCCAGCTGTctgtaaagaaagaaaaaacgcAAGACGAAAGCCAAAAGCCAAACAACGGTAGCGCTCATTTTGTTTATCAAAAGGAGACGTTTATCAAAGAAGCCGAGGGGGAAAACCCTTACGTTTGCATACCGTGCGAAAAGGGTTTTCCATCTTCCGAAAGCCTCAAATCCCATGTGGAGACCCATATGGATGAAGACATGGATGTGAAGgttgaggaggaggaggaagacgAAGGTGACGGAGACACCGGAGTCACCAGAGCCTCGCAAGAAACTCCTGAGAACGTGGAGAAATGTCCACCAAAGTCCCTAAAAGATGTCGACACCTTGCGCCCATTCCCCTGCAACATCTGCGGTAAGATGTTCACGCAGCGCGGGACGATGACACGCCACATGCGCAGTCACCTCGGCCTCAAGCCGTTCGCGTGCGAGGAGTGCGGCATGCGCTTCACCAGGCAGTACCGGCTCACCGAGCACATGCGGGTCCATTCGGGGGAGAAACCGTACAAGTGCCAGGTGTGCGGGGGCAAGTTTACGCAACAGAGAAACCTCATCAGTCACATGCGGATGCATACCTCGCCGTCTTAG